The Deltaproteobacteria bacterium genome has a segment encoding these proteins:
- a CDS encoding type II toxin-antitoxin system VapC family toxin produces MNVLIDTSTLFKKYIDESGADEFAVFLQAIHTILIAPTTILEINSVITRRLTEKSLSLADAKWLESEFLYDYQYFGIVKWNDLLVSESKRIIRKHKLKILDSIQLASAITGQADLLLTSDKQLCSVAKKESIAARYI; encoded by the coding sequence ATGAATGTATTAATTGATACATCAACACTTTTTAAAAAATATATTGATGAGTCTGGTGCTGATGAATTTGCTGTTTTTTTACAAGCTATTCATACAATTTTAATCGCGCCAACAACCATATTAGAAATCAATTCAGTTATTACCAGACGATTAACTGAAAAATCGCTTAGTTTAGCAGATGCAAAATGGCTTGAGAGCGAGTTTCTTTATGATTATCAATATTTTGGCATAGTTAAGTGGAATGATTTACTTGTATCAGAAAGCAAAAGAATTATTCGCAAACATAAACTGAAAATACTTGATAGTATACAACTCGCTAGTGCTATTACAGGGCAAGCAGATTTGTTGCTTACTTCAGATAAGCAGCTTTGTTCTGTAGCTAAAAAAGAATCTATAGCAGCTCGATATATTTAG